In the genome of Methanopyrus kandleri AV19, one region contains:
- a CDS encoding phosphoadenosine phosphosulfate reductase family protein produces the protein MEKLPGKAPAYVCQECELVTPLRRCPECGEGTDPLRVTPPAELRPVGPGYLEFIREVLVEEGLPADLVRDDELLLANRAPDLDYLDEIVAAEPVLALRYDLRKDRWTIVLKPEGARRLHELGGKSIEVDRGAAEAVREGKNLFAPGVTSADDVEPGEWVVIEHGGRPVAFGRARMSGDEMVRRNRGLAVEVRGAVEGSPTYFRGRDFEDVARAHEEYVSERLEEAVTFARENVSPSRTFASFSGGKDSLVTLVVAAEAGVERALFVDTGMELPETVEAADRAAEAVGIDVEIVEGDPEIFHRVTEALLPPSRDNRWCTLAAKLTPVTRYVRSEFGRGCYTLVGVRRYESEARSERGRVWDSDAVPGQVNVAPIFDWSSLDVWLCVHSKDLPYNPLYDEGFDRIGCYMCPASKVGDFRLSERVHPELWEGWMETLERYRERHGLPRDWLRYHVWRWLRPEGEIRKVASEESLRWGERVLGRWREVPPEEAARGFRRECPGCGYCGAVGSNRCEILEASLRRVFGR, from the coding sequence ATGGAGAAGCTCCCGGGTAAGGCCCCCGCCTACGTGTGCCAGGAGTGCGAGCTCGTCACGCCGCTGCGTCGGTGTCCGGAGTGTGGTGAAGGTACGGACCCGCTACGCGTGACCCCTCCGGCGGAGCTCCGACCGGTAGGCCCCGGCTACTTGGAGTTCATCCGTGAGGTTTTGGTGGAGGAGGGATTACCGGCCGATCTCGTGCGTGACGACGAGCTGCTCCTCGCGAATCGTGCGCCTGATCTCGATTACCTGGACGAGATCGTCGCCGCCGAGCCGGTACTGGCGCTGCGGTACGACTTACGGAAGGACCGTTGGACGATCGTGCTCAAGCCGGAGGGGGCGCGGCGTCTCCACGAGTTGGGCGGGAAATCGATCGAGGTGGACCGTGGGGCCGCGGAGGCGGTGAGGGAGGGGAAGAACCTGTTCGCGCCGGGCGTGACGTCCGCGGACGACGTCGAGCCCGGTGAGTGGGTGGTGATCGAACACGGGGGTCGCCCGGTGGCCTTCGGTCGGGCCAGGATGTCGGGGGACGAAATGGTCCGCCGGAACCGCGGACTGGCCGTGGAGGTGAGAGGTGCCGTAGAGGGGTCTCCAACGTACTTCCGCGGCAGGGACTTCGAGGACGTGGCGCGGGCGCACGAGGAGTACGTTTCGGAACGGCTGGAGGAGGCGGTGACGTTCGCCCGGGAGAACGTGAGCCCGTCCCGGACCTTCGCCTCCTTCTCGGGCGGCAAGGACAGTCTGGTCACCTTAGTGGTGGCCGCGGAGGCGGGGGTGGAGCGCGCGCTCTTCGTGGACACGGGTATGGAGTTGCCGGAGACCGTGGAGGCAGCGGACCGGGCCGCCGAGGCCGTGGGTATCGACGTGGAAATAGTCGAAGGGGACCCGGAGATATTCCACCGGGTGACGGAAGCTCTACTACCTCCTTCTCGAGATAACAGGTGGTGCACGCTGGCCGCGAAGCTCACCCCTGTTACGAGGTACGTTCGCTCCGAGTTCGGCCGAGGGTGTTACACGCTGGTGGGCGTCCGAAGGTACGAGTCCGAGGCCCGATCCGAGCGGGGTAGGGTGTGGGACAGCGACGCGGTGCCGGGACAGGTGAACGTGGCCCCTATCTTCGATTGGTCGTCCCTGGACGTCTGGTTGTGCGTGCACTCCAAGGATTTACCGTACAACCCGCTTTACGATGAGGGGTTCGACAGAATAGGGTGTTACATGTGCCCGGCGAGCAAAGTCGGGGACTTCAGGCTATCGGAGCGCGTACATCCCGAACTTTGGGAGGGGTGGATGGAAACGCTCGAGCGATACCGCGAGAGGCACGGGTTGCCGCGCGATTGGCTCCGGTATCACGTTTGGAGGTGGTTACGTCCCGAGGGCGAGATCCGGAAGGTCGCCAGCGAGGAGTCGCTACGGTGGGGAGAGCGCGTTCTCGGGCGGTGGCGGGAGGTTCCCCCGGAGGAGGCGGCTCGAGGTTTCCGTCGGGAGTGTCCAGGTTGTGGGTACTGCGGTGCGGTAGGGTCGAATCGGTGCGAGATATTGGAAGCCAGCCTGCGGCGGGTGTTCGGTCGATGA
- the argH gene encoding argininosuccinate lyase — MALGRPSYRGGRVSGGRDPDFAELSSSLEQDREIFHCDVWNSVVHAVSLWEAGRIDRSTAAGIVEGLVTVLEEGPDRLPEDAEDVHEAIESRLHEVVGEEAGWLQLGRSRNDQVATSVRMRLRERALDLSRELVGLGRALLDLAREHAEVPIAGYTHLKRAQPCTIGFWMSTYAAAVARSARGLLRVPGMDECPLGCSAFPGSTVPVDRHREAALLGFRKPARHCGEATALRGPILEFLGRLATAASELTRLAGDLIQLCSDELGVVEPPDELSSTSSVMPHKKNPDALELVRAELTVVAGLKGLGDAVHGKLPMFYNRDLQVLNGLLWDSVNRFELCVRVLRKVVEGLDVDEEAARGTVLGSHAAAVDLAELVAERAGLTFREAHKVVGRVSARLDREGVPMSPERADRVVEELEREGVKLRVEEVREVLSLKRTLRRPVEGSTDPGRLEVTLDRLRAELAAAERLEGTWRGRIERALRATEAAVNRLGVEGFAEVYRGYWDGEAPG, encoded by the coding sequence TTGGCACTGGGGAGACCGTCCTACCGGGGCGGTCGCGTCTCCGGCGGCCGCGACCCGGACTTCGCGGAATTGTCATCGTCGCTGGAGCAGGACCGGGAGATCTTCCACTGCGACGTGTGGAACTCGGTGGTCCACGCGGTGTCACTGTGGGAGGCCGGGAGGATAGATCGCTCAACCGCGGCGGGAATCGTTGAGGGTCTCGTAACGGTTCTCGAGGAAGGTCCCGACCGGCTGCCCGAGGACGCCGAGGACGTCCACGAGGCCATAGAGTCGAGGCTACACGAAGTGGTCGGCGAGGAAGCCGGATGGCTGCAGCTCGGCAGGAGCAGGAACGACCAGGTGGCGACGAGCGTGCGGATGCGGCTGAGGGAGCGCGCGCTGGACCTGTCGCGCGAGCTGGTCGGGCTCGGGAGGGCGCTGCTGGACCTGGCCCGGGAGCACGCCGAGGTACCGATCGCCGGGTACACGCACCTGAAGCGGGCGCAGCCGTGCACGATCGGGTTCTGGATGTCCACCTACGCGGCGGCGGTCGCGCGTTCCGCCCGGGGGTTGCTCAGGGTCCCGGGGATGGACGAGTGCCCGCTGGGGTGCTCCGCGTTCCCGGGATCGACGGTTCCTGTGGACAGGCACCGGGAGGCCGCGTTGCTGGGCTTCCGGAAACCGGCGCGGCACTGCGGTGAGGCCACGGCGTTGAGGGGACCGATCCTGGAGTTCCTCGGGAGACTGGCCACCGCGGCCTCGGAGCTGACCAGGTTGGCCGGGGACCTGATACAGCTGTGCTCCGACGAGCTCGGGGTGGTGGAGCCCCCGGACGAGCTGTCGTCGACGAGCTCGGTGATGCCGCACAAGAAGAACCCGGACGCGCTGGAGCTCGTCCGGGCCGAGCTGACCGTAGTCGCGGGACTGAAGGGGCTCGGGGACGCCGTCCACGGTAAGCTTCCGATGTTCTACAACCGGGACCTCCAGGTGTTGAACGGCCTGCTATGGGACTCGGTGAACCGGTTCGAGCTGTGCGTGCGGGTGCTCCGTAAGGTGGTCGAGGGACTGGACGTGGACGAGGAGGCGGCCCGGGGTACCGTCCTGGGATCGCACGCGGCCGCCGTCGACCTGGCGGAGCTCGTGGCGGAGCGGGCGGGACTGACGTTCCGGGAGGCGCACAAGGTCGTGGGCAGGGTCTCGGCGCGGCTGGACCGCGAAGGAGTTCCCATGAGCCCCGAGCGGGCGGATCGGGTGGTCGAGGAGCTCGAACGGGAAGGGGTGAAGCTGCGGGTCGAGGAGGTCCGCGAAGTCCTGAGTCTGAAGAGGACGCTCCGGCGCCCCGTGGAGGGGTCCACCGATCCCGGACGACTGGAAGTGACCTTGGATCGACTGCGGGCGGAGCTCGCGGCCGCCGAGCGCCTGGAGGGCACGTGGCGCGGGAGGATCGAGCGGGCCCTGCGCGCGACCGAGGCGGCGGTCAACCGGCTGGGCGTGGAGGGGTTCGCGGAGGTCTACCGGGGGTACTGGGATGGAGAAGCTCCCGGGTAA